AGATAGAACAGCATGTTCGTGAGGTATGTTGAGTACTGGTATTCTATATTTGTTCGTGAGGTATGTTGAGTACTGGTATTCTATATTTGTTCGTGAGGTATGTTGAGTACTGGTATTCTATATTTGTTCGTGAGGTATGTTGAGTACTGGTATTCTATATTTGTTCGTGAGGTATGTTGAGTACTGGTATTCTATATTTGTTCGTTCTTGACTATGTCCTCGTGAGGTATGTTGAGTACTGGTATTCTATATTTGTTCGTTCTTGACTATGTCCTCGTGAGGTATGTTGAGTACTGGTATTCCATATTTGTTCGTTCTTGACTATGTCCTCGTGAGGTATGTTGAGTACTGGTATTCCATATTTGTTCGTTCTTGACTATGTCCTCGTGAGGTATGTTGAGTACTGGTATTCTATATTTGTTCTTTCTTGGCTATGTCCTCTGAGGTAGGTTGATTACTGGTATTCTATATTTGTTCGTTCTTGACTATGTCCTCGTGAGGTATGTTGAGTACTGGTATTCTATATTTGTTCTTTCTTGGCTATGTCCTCGTGAGGTATGTTGAGTACTGGTATTCTATATTTGTTCGTTCTTGACTATGTCCTTAGTCTCTTCACTTCATCAGTATCTCTTTGTTAAAAAAACTGAATGTTGCAAATAAACTAGCCAAAAACACACACAGGAGCATATTTAAGGTTCTttcttctggttttttttttcacgtTCTAGAACCGTACTTAATCTAAACAACGCGCTGTATAGTTCTGTAATGCAAATCGTTGTTCTAACTCGATCTTGTATTCGATTTTTTTTGCAACTACctaattttaaaattacaaaatggtATCCGAAAACTTCTagattaattttgtttatctaaAAGTTGagcattaataaaataaaattcaagaatATGAACAAcatgtttcaattgtttttttgattgttttttgtttttgtttttttttttgtttgttgtgtttgttttttcgtgTTCTTTATTTAGTGATTGTCTTTTTACACTGCTTGCAGTTCTTTACTGTTCAATGTGAATGAATATAGGGTAAAGGTCAACGATAAAGCAACCCAGAAACAAATTTAAATGATCGCTCTCAGCCTTCTTCACATGGCCAGCAAGGCgctatataaattcaaatcatctGATTTTAACAAACTCATCTTTTTAAATTAAGTAACATTAGAATAAACTGTTTGTCTACAACTTTTCTTCTATATTGCAGGTATCATTGAATGCAGCCAATGATTATTCAACactattagactatttactgaaTAATCTTGAAAGCGACTTGGCTAAAGTGAGGGCAATATTCTGTTGGATTGTACAACAAAAAGTCCCTCTCCTGTTATGTCAGAAAGATATACCGTCCCTGGATACTCCTGTCGGACACCTTCACGCCATACGGATGCGCAAAGGAACGTATGCTCAGTTGTTCGCTATAATGTGCAGGTAATTATGTTAAACATACGGGTTACCGACCGAACTCTTGGGCAAATTTAAAAaggaagtccataaaaactgataaaatcaaTTGCTGTCAATAAGGGGGGTGCAAAAGGGGTccattaacatgttaacaacacctcgattttggtaAAAACAGTGAACAAcaaatgcaaaaatgctgataacagttaacacagTGGGAACAAATGAAAACATTCCTtgcttggtacaagcattttcggAAATTCACAAGGTGAAATGATAAAGTAGCTTTGAGACCAAATGTATCTTAGAAATTTGTTCCTGTCTGTTATTACGGGTTTTCggttttcggtttttttttttttttttttttttgttaacaattaggccattagttttctcttctgaattgtttcacattttgctAACTTAGAGCCTTTTACGGCATGCTATATATAGTGTAGGTTTTAAACGTTTAGATTTGACTTGTTCTTGTTCATAGATCCTGCTCTGTAGGCTTTTGGTAGATATTTGTCTCTTTGGTTATCAATCCAAATAATATACTAGTAGATGACTTTTTGTATAGATCTCAGGCCGGAATCGAATTCGCTTTCCTTATTATACGTGAGTTGTGATACATGTAGTAGGTCTAGACTTTAGTAAGATCAAGTTgcctttatttctttatttaatcaTTCAGATTTTAAAACAGTTTGTAACAATTTGtgtcaaataataaataatagtaGTTGGTTCATAAACGTTGAGAATCGAATAAGTaatttgtaatattatttgtGATTTTATTCTTTCTACTTCAGGAAAGCTGGTCTACCTTGTGTAGTAATACACGGTCTTGCGAAAGGTGTAAACTATAATGTTGGAGACACAATTGATACCGTCACTATGAAGAACTCTTGGAATGCCGTATTTGTGGATGGAAACTGGAGAATCGTTCATCCTCATTGGTCATTAATGACTTCGAATGGATATGAGACGGGGGCTTGGACAGTGGTGGACTGTCAAGAGTTTCATTCAGGCGACAGGATAGGAAGTCGGTCATACATTGTCAGTCCTATGATCAAAGATTCTTATTTCTTAATAGATCCAGAAATGTTTATTATCAAATGTTTACCAAACGATGTTAAATGGCAGCTACTTGATGATCCTATTTCAAAGGCTGGTTTTGAAACTAACCTGTTTTTACAACCTCATTTTTTCAAACTTGGGTTACAAATCATTGAACCAGAATCTTGTAAAGTTGTTTGTAATGatggaaaaataaaaattgtaatacaaatgccagaaaaaaataaaagtaggCTGAAGTTTAGTTATAAGCTATTTAGAAGAAGGTACCCTGAGGACGAGGGTGAATATGCATACCCCTCTCTGGATAAGTTTGTTTTGCATTATTATTCGAAAAATGAAACTATATTTGAAGTGAGATTCCCGCCTGTTGCTGTTGGCACTTACAAAATGCAAATCTTTTGTGTAGATATTAATGAACACGAACATAACAATTCAGGATGGATCTGTGATTTTTGTTTGGCATGTAAACGTGGCATGGATGAATGTCTTCCTCTTCCTCTAGTGCCGGAAATAGGATGGGGTGCAAGAGGGGACTATTTAGAAAAACACAATTTGATAGCTTTATCGGAAACATCTGGAAAAGTCAACATCGATGAATCCCTAGTGACATTGTTCAAATTTACTGCTGATCCTGACAGTGATATCTACGCAGAACTCTCTCAATCAACGAAAACGAAATTAGAGTTATCAGACTTTGTAAAAGTGACAAAGAATAAGGCCGAGGTTGTTGTAAAAGTGAAACCACCACAAGAAGGGGAATATGCACTTCAAATCTTTTGTAAAGATACAGGAACATTGATGTATGAAAATGTTTGTAATTATCTATTAGAACGAACTGCAGTTATTGAGGTAAGATGTTCCATAATACAGTGCTCTCAGATCtttgattaattgtttttttgaTTAAATACAGTTTGCTGATATTAAGTTCAAATATTGCATGATCATGTCTGAGATGAGTATTCAATATGATTCATTTAAAGTTTGCATCTATTCCCTTTTGGGACTTTTGGTAATGCATTATttaaaatactgtggattcatttattttcgtggtttgTGGAACatttgcatattcgtggatattcaatttcgtggttttggcaaagtctcaTTACCGATTTCTTTAGTAACATTTATATTTGTGGCTcccctgtaccaacgaaatcaacaaaaattggcatccaacgaatattaattaATCCACAGTTAGGTTATTACAGATTGCATAAAGATAAGGTGAAACTACAAATATGTTGCTTTAGATATTTTAATGAACTAGACATGTCATTAACTTACTATTTTACCCCTGAATTGATTCATCATTGGCGTTTTGAACAGAGTTTTCATGTGGAATTAAATTATcgataaatatttgattaaagaATAAGCAGATGTAGTATGATAGCCAATGAAACAGCTACCTACTAGGGACGTCGGCGGCCGAGTGGTATGAGCAGTCAtttactgtatcactagcctgtcaacactgaggttgtgagagCGAATTCCGCCCGGGGTAGGTGCATTTTGCTCCAGTCTTAATTTAGGATTGTCGGTTTACCAATCAAATGTCAGTGGTTCTCTCTGGaaactccggcttcctccactaataaaaaacaataaggAAAATAGTGAGCActgcaaacaacaatcaatctatCAACTAGAAACCAAATGCCGCAGATGTAACTAACTATATAACTCACGAGGGgaaaattcaaatgagaaaaaaaaagactgatGTATACTATAATAAAAAGGATATAATAGGCAGTAATCAATGACAAACACTGGATTACATTCTCCTTACTTGGGACTGGTACATTAAGAATAAAGAATATGGAGGATGAAACATACTTGTAAACGTTCCACCCACTTCGCCTGGATAGTGATATATCAACAACAAAACATAAGAGCAAACTGCAAAATGAGATGAAAATGAATGATTTAACCCATCAGATTGGCATGAAGAACACAAAACAACGtacagaagtaaaaaaaaaagtctcaaATGCATCTAAGAGTACTCACAAATACGGAAAGCTTTGGTTTAAAACCAATATCACAACTTATGAATAAATCATGTTCTACcagaaataatatatatttttgtattaaatagGACCCTAAAATGGCAGAAACTCGAAAATTGCTGTTAGATGCAGTAAACAGTGGCTCACCAGCAAATTTACAAGCAGCTCTTAAAGAATTTGAATCAAAAGGTCTTAAAGACAAAGGAGAATACACAAAGGCCAAGCGAAAACTTCTCTTAACAAGGCTTAATAAAGGTAACAAAAAGATAACCAAAATTTCATTTGTCAGTAATAGACAAtgaaattaaaacttttaattagaGCTAACTCCAAAATGCATGTAGATCAAtactttggttagcttgtttgctttatttgtataattttttactTTGTACGTTCAATCAATTTAAAATctaatatatacaggtttaactatgcttatttatattgttataaaatgtcaatcttaattacaaagcaTGAGTAaacgtttatacaaacaaagcaagcaagtttTACTCTACATGTGTTAGGAAATAACAGCTCTAAAATGTACAAACACTTCGTATAGCAAAGGTTAAAAAGCTAACAAAAACTTCACCATAGCCAAGACCAAATAAGAGGTAATACATCGACAGTTAAGGTGGTAATTAATAAACGTTTCATGTTTCGATACATTGATTTGtatatcttatcttatatttGATACATCCAATTcttgtttaatacatttttttttctggctaCTTTTGTGCCATCTTAGCCAGTAAAAAAATACTCCGTATGGTAGTGAAAATAACTAATGCATTTTCGACCAAACTGAATAAATATAACAATGACTTTTCATATCCACTTTCCTTTCAGAGATTCAAGAAGCTATAGCCACCAAGGATTTGGTAAAGCTAGATAAAACTATGCACAACCTAAGTGAAACGTCACTGAAAAAGGATCTTGGATTGATTTATCAAGATGCAGAAGAATTGAGATCGAGGCTGAGGAAGCTAAAAAGATTACACCATGCTGTGTTAGACATGGATCAGAAAACAATATCAGAACTAAGAAGTTATCCTAAGCCACCAAAGCCTATTCATGGTGTAATGGCAGCAACCTTTCTTCTTCTGGGTCATAAAGAAGGAGAGCTAAAGGTCTTTTTATTGGATTTCCTTTtcctttcttttaaaaaaaaatagaatgtaACATATCTAAAACTGATGCATTTTCTAAATACTTTTGCGAGGATACCTCTAAAAATAGACAGCTGAAACCTTTAACAGGTCGAACCAACATGAGAAGTTTCATGCGAGAACACTATTTGCGATCAACTGCCATGCTTTCTTTTTTGATTTTGATCAGAGGGTTACAATTAGACGCTACCTTAATATACATTTTCCCCCGTTGTTAACAGTTTGGTAGATTCAAGGAAAAGCTGTCGAGTAGTTATTTCTtctctttattattattaatgatatagatatcagtGGCGGATTTATGTGGCGTTACTTAAGGTcgttcacccccccccccctcccttttcTTGCAAAATATATCCTCTTTAAGCATAAACCCGATcacattttttcataaatattacgTTTCGACAATTAAGTCCCCTTTAAAAATCCTGAATTCGTCCATGGATTTGACAAGTATTGTATTTGCTATAACAACATTTTTCATGTGTATTACAAGTACTGTACTacaatttatatctatataactTAGATATTCAATTAAcattcttcctttttttttaagaaatgggcCACCATCCAGGGACTCATATCGAAAAAGGGTAAAGAAGGTCTGAAGAGAAAGATAACCAATATAAATATTTCGAAGATAAAAACGACAAATCTACAAAAAGCAAAACTTATTCTTTCAAAACATGACTTAGAATCTGTCCAGATAGCCAGTTCTGGTGCTGCAACATTTTATCAGTGGGCAAGTATAGCAAAACATTCTATTCCAATACACTATACTTTCTCAAACATTTAAATGTTCGTATAGAAGTAAAGATTCGgtaatttttgttcatattagCAAAAAAGATTGTGACTTTGTATTTACAATCCGACACCACCAATACACTAGTTACAAACTCATCGATTAATCAACCAGTCAAGGTATCGAATGATCAGCCAATCAATCAAAATTGTGGATCAATCAGTCATACCAACGAGCAATCAATCAATAACTATTTACAAATAAACCGATTACTGAATCAATCAGATAGAATCTAATTTTGGTATATATCTTACTTTCTTTACcctatacttagtatagaaagtccatgATCTTACCTAGTACATGAAAACATTCAGTTTTTTATATGACAAGAATTTTATTTTGCAgtcaatgttgtgtttttgtaACCGAGGCACTTCGTGGATCAATAAATCAATAAACGTATTGAAAGAACAGCCAACCAATCAGTCAAACGTAAAGCGAACGGATGAACGATCGTGCAATCAATTTTCCAATCAACTGATTACTTTGTCGATCAAAAAAAACCAGAATGAATCTATAGTGTTGGTGTATATCTTACATATTTCTAACACCGACAATTAGTCTTTTATGTAGTAATCATTTTATAACAGCCATTGTTTCATGTTTAGTATTGCGTGTTTTTGAACCTATTCATGTGTGATCTATAATTTTCACtgtataaatttcttttttttctttttcaggctACAACTATGATAAATGAATATGTCCCAGAAATAGTACAAAGAAAATCCTAAATTCATTTTATTTCGAAGATTGTTTtatattagtctaataaaattctgatttatgaatatatatatatatatttgaatatatgcTGTTCTATGAGATTTGACTTGCAAACTTCACTCCGTGCTCCGAGTTCAAATTGAAAATGTGTACTGGAAACATCAAATcctctatatttttttaatctgagtaCTATATATACGAAAACCTTTGTAACTCATGTTTGCCTCTCTAATTTTGGTTTATTTGTATGTctcgctgaactagtatacattattgttttaaaGGCCTTCTGAATacaattcagaatggaaatgaggaatgtgtcaaaaagacaacaacacaGTGGTTTAGAGGTTGTTTTTTGCGTTGCCTTTGTGACACATTTCCCGTTTCGATTCTCCATTCTAGAAACTTTTATGATGTTTAAAGTAAGTTATTTAAATTCTATCTTATCTGTATATCTGAAAGTACTTATAGAAGGATTTATAAGGGTCCAACAATACTTTAAGATTGACCAACAAGGGTTTACTTTCTCCCTTTACTATACTCTTCATCCTTCCACCTTTATTTAATCAACATTCTGTGTACTTTCTCATTCAGCGGCTTCTCCAGTGCTAGTGAGTGGTAAATTGAAATGAGTAAGgccccgttcacactaggacatttttatcgatttaaactagaccggttcactttagatcggttTAAGGGCTAATGTGAGTTTGTTTTGTTCCGTGTGGAACGCCgtactgtgactttgagatgaagcaATACaagcgctgttcctttgcttttttgtGTATGTTTTTTGCTGTCGATGTATTGAATTTGTGTCATGAATGGATACCCACATCTTCGTCGGCCAATGGTAACGGTTCGCTTCCCTCGTCTCTCTTGGGCGCCGGAAGATTAGGTACCCCGCCATAATGAAATAGATCAAAAATAGATACCACCAGTGACCTCTTGCCCTCTCTTCTTTTAATCAGAATGAATCCATAACTTTGCCTGAAACTGACATTTGTACACAActcttaaaaaaaatctaaatcataATTAGCATACTGTTCTATGTCGGAAACTTGTtattcagtggtagtcgtttattggtgtggttcatatATTTTTATCGTTTTGTTACAGTCATTTTGGACCTTTTATGTGTGAGCCAACGCTCCGTAATGAAGACCATGACGTACTATAAccaataattgttaacttttaataaattatgatttggatggagagctgtctcattggcactcatattgcatcttttgatttatatatgtaCTCAGTTTTATCTCTATTTGATCACAACTTCATGGTGAATTTCTTAGACTGAACACACCGTCACATTTCAATAACGAACAGTACATTTTGGGTCAAAACAGTACTTAATCATAAACAAACATGGTCatctttaatgataaaaaaaacttgtgtacGTGTATTCAGTTTTCAGTGGATTTGACATACTTTACacaaaacaaaatcttgagaTTTTCAGAAATAAAGTATAATGCATAAGTGCAAATAGTAGTTGTATATTTGTTACAAGAAAGTCTACATAGGTTCGATCTAATAAACTCTGATATAAAGTGGAGGCTTCCGACGCATCTGTTGGTTTACCAAGTTTCAGACGAAATAAACGTAATTTATTCAGTATTCATGTCAGGAGTCGATacggtcaagtgaaaactgttttccTAATTTTGGGCGCACACCATatcatattgtgcgcacaatatgtttaagttgtgagcacaatatatttaaaattgtgctcacaatatattatttcgtgcgcacaatatattattttgtgcgcacaatatttttttttctttgcatgtccctagcgaTGCTCCGTAAAATTGTATGATAGTTtttcagatgacaaaaaaaaaccaattgcaTATCAATTATTGCCAAAATATTATttactcaattaaaaaaaaaaaagtatttccaAAATACATTTTAACTACGTACCTGTGTTATAATATTTTAAACTTATATCTATCTGCTTCATAAAATATTCCTATTTCCACTCTACTTTgttaaagaagagggacgaaagcagtggcgtagctaggtcatttttacgtgtacgcccgaaacTTGTTGAGGGGTCTGAAGGCCCAAGCGGATCCAGGCCAAAGAACCTGTTGGTAGTAGATTAGCGGGGGTGAAGACTCCGGAAGTTTATGCGTTATCGAGAATGACATATTACCATTCCTGTCAATAAAAACTCATCAATAACAACATTCTTTAGattaaaaattgtttctttttgatGTTTTATCTATTCATTGtgtttatttagaatttaatgacGGTCATTGGCATATACCAGTTACTTTCAAATATGATTAAAGCCTTAGGGGGCCGTGGGGTAAAGCACTCAATCAACGAAAACACATTTTCATGTGCAAATTTCGTAAATAAGTTGTTTaggtgaaatattaaaatttgtaaagggTTCTCTATGGAACCCTGGTTCTCGCCTGGGATTTCTCCCCGCGAAAAATAatttatcagtccatta
The window above is part of the Mytilus galloprovincialis chromosome 4, xbMytGall1.hap1.1, whole genome shotgun sequence genome. Proteins encoded here:
- the LOC143072214 gene encoding hillarin-like; its protein translation is MSAIQLKSKRSSKRLLKHVNSKPSLSTLPGVEVGPKEDGLTYPDPAPPVSTKSQIFQPEEFLEIEQHVREVSLNAANDYSTLLDYLLNNLESDLAKVRAIFCWIVQQKVPLLLCQKDIPSLDTPVGHLHAIRMRKGTYAQLFAIMCRKAGLPCVVIHGLAKGVNYNVGDTIDTVTMKNSWNAVFVDGNWRIVHPHWSLMTSNGYETGAWTVVDCQEFHSGDRIGSRSYIVSPMIKDSYFLIDPEMFIIKCLPNDVKWQLLDDPISKAGFETNLFLQPHFFKLGLQIIEPESCKVVCNDGKIKIVIQMPEKNKSRLKFSYKLFRRRYPEDEGEYAYPSLDKFVLHYYSKNETIFEVRFPPVAVGTYKMQIFCVDINEHEHNNSGWICDFCLACKRGMDECLPLPLVPEIGWGARGDYLEKHNLIALSETSGKVNIDESLVTLFKFTADPDSDIYAELSQSTKTKLELSDFVKVTKNKAEVVVKVKPPQEGEYALQIFCKDTGTLMYENVCNYLLERTAVIEDPKMAETRKLLLDAVNSGSPANLQAALKEFESKGLKDKGEYTKAKRKLLLTRLNKEIQEAIATKDLVKLDKTMHNLSETSLKKDLGLIYQDAEELRSRLRKLKRLHHAVLDMDQKTISELRSYPKPPKPIHGVMAATFLLLGHKEGELKKWATIQGLISKKGKEGLKRKITNINISKIKTTNLQKAKLILSKHDLESVQIASSGAATFYQWATTMINEYVPEIVQRKS